Proteins from a single region of Dysosmobacter acutus:
- a CDS encoding translation factor GTPase family protein, whose product MNKLAVGILAHVDAGKTTLSEALLYRSGALRTLGRVDHQDAFLDTDHIERERGITIFSKQAILPLEGLELTLLDTPGHADFSSEMERTLQVLDYAILVISGTDMVQGHTQTLWRLLTRYRIPTFLFVNKMDLAGTDRSAVMESLKGRLSESCVDFSESGDSLWESVAMCGEAALSQYLEHGQVEEAEVAALIRRRQLFPCYFGSALKLEGIDGFLDGIRRFARRPDYSAEFGAKVFKIARDPQGNRLTYLKITGGSLKVKALLSGGQSPETWSEKVDQIRIYSGAKFVPTEEAEAGTVCAVTGLSRTRPGDGLGAEPPSPEPVLSAVLAYRLLLPKGCDPHSAWSRLVQLEEEDPQLHIVWNDQLREIHLQLMGEIQLEILKRQISERFGLSVEFGPGSIVYRETIAAPVEGVGHFEPLRHYAEVHLLLEPGEPGSGLHFASVCGEDVLDKSWQHLVLTHLKEKTHLGVLTGSPITDMKITLTAGRAHVKHTEGGDFRQATYRAVRQGLMGAQNILLEPWYDFQLELPAQYVGRAMSDLQRMSGQVEPPQAQGEVSLLTGCAPVSKLQGYASQVTAYTRGLGRLLCDLRGYQPCHNQEEVVASIGYDCQRDVDNPADSVFCSHGAGVVVKWNEVPARMHLPSFLRPQQTKTLPQRRSVSAAYTGSAQQDKELAEIFERTYGPVKRRDPFRKEPPQPAPPEKRPIRPADSRPEYLLVDGYNIIFAWDELKAVAQDSLDAARKLLMDLLSNYQGYRKCVVILVFDAYKVPGNPGSVSRYHNIHVVYTKEAETADAYIERVTYEIGREHRVRVATSDGPEQLIILGHGALRVPASAFHAEVEQVEGQIAAILERNNRREKSRAIQAALERAEQEK is encoded by the coding sequence ATGAACAAATTAGCTGTCGGCATACTGGCCCACGTGGATGCGGGAAAGACCACGCTGTCGGAGGCGCTGCTCTACCGGAGCGGAGCTCTGCGCACCCTGGGCCGGGTGGACCATCAGGACGCCTTTTTGGATACGGATCACATAGAGAGGGAACGGGGCATCACCATCTTTTCCAAGCAGGCCATCCTCCCTTTGGAGGGTCTGGAGCTGACGCTGCTGGACACCCCGGGCCACGCCGACTTTTCCAGTGAAATGGAGCGGACGCTTCAGGTGCTGGACTATGCCATTCTGGTCATCAGCGGCACGGATATGGTTCAGGGCCACACCCAGACCCTCTGGCGCCTTTTGACCCGCTACCGCATTCCAACGTTTTTGTTTGTCAACAAGATGGACCTGGCCGGAACGGATCGCTCCGCCGTGATGGAATCGCTTAAGGGGCGGCTGAGCGAGAGCTGCGTGGACTTTTCCGAAAGCGGCGACTCCCTCTGGGAAAGCGTGGCCATGTGCGGTGAAGCAGCGCTGAGTCAGTATCTGGAACATGGCCAAGTGGAAGAGGCGGAGGTCGCCGCTCTGATCCGCCGCCGCCAGCTCTTCCCCTGCTACTTCGGCTCGGCGCTGAAATTGGAGGGTATCGACGGGTTCTTGGACGGCATCCGGCGCTTTGCCCGCCGCCCTGACTACAGCGCGGAGTTCGGCGCAAAGGTTTTCAAGATCGCCCGGGATCCTCAGGGGAACCGGCTGACCTATCTGAAGATCACCGGCGGCAGCCTGAAGGTCAAGGCCCTCCTTTCCGGAGGACAAAGCCCGGAAACCTGGTCGGAAAAGGTAGATCAAATCCGCATTTACTCCGGGGCCAAGTTCGTCCCCACGGAGGAGGCGGAGGCGGGGACGGTCTGCGCCGTGACCGGGCTGAGCCGCACCCGCCCCGGCGACGGCCTCGGAGCGGAGCCGCCCTCCCCGGAGCCGGTGCTCTCGGCGGTGCTGGCCTACAGGCTGCTGCTTCCCAAGGGGTGTGATCCCCACAGCGCCTGGTCCAGACTGGTCCAATTGGAAGAGGAGGACCCCCAGCTCCACATCGTCTGGAACGACCAGCTGCGGGAAATCCATCTTCAGCTGATGGGCGAAATCCAGCTGGAGATTTTAAAGCGGCAGATTTCAGAGCGCTTCGGCCTTTCGGTGGAGTTCGGTCCGGGCAGCATCGTCTACCGGGAGACCATCGCCGCGCCGGTGGAGGGCGTTGGGCATTTCGAGCCGCTGCGCCACTATGCGGAGGTCCACCTTCTTCTGGAGCCCGGTGAGCCGGGCAGCGGCCTTCATTTTGCCTCCGTGTGCGGTGAGGATGTGCTGGACAAGAGCTGGCAGCATCTGGTGCTCACCCATCTAAAGGAGAAAACCCACTTGGGCGTTCTCACCGGATCGCCCATCACAGACATGAAAATCACTCTTACCGCCGGGCGCGCCCACGTCAAACACACCGAGGGCGGCGATTTCCGCCAGGCCACCTACCGGGCTGTCCGTCAGGGGCTGATGGGGGCGCAGAACATTTTGCTGGAGCCCTGGTATGACTTCCAGCTGGAGCTTCCTGCCCAGTATGTGGGCCGGGCCATGTCCGACCTTCAGCGCATGTCCGGTCAGGTGGAGCCGCCCCAGGCCCAGGGTGAGGTCTCCCTTCTCACCGGCTGTGCGCCGGTCAGCAAGCTTCAGGGCTACGCCTCCCAAGTCACCGCCTATACCCGGGGTCTGGGGCGGCTGCTGTGCGACCTGCGGGGCTATCAGCCCTGCCACAACCAGGAGGAAGTGGTGGCCTCCATCGGCTACGACTGCCAGCGGGATGTGGACAATCCGGCCGACTCCGTGTTCTGCTCCCATGGCGCCGGGGTAGTGGTCAAATGGAACGAGGTGCCCGCCCGGATGCATCTGCCCAGCTTTCTGCGGCCCCAGCAGACGAAGACGCTTCCTCAGCGCAGAAGCGTATCCGCCGCCTATACCGGCTCTGCTCAGCAGGACAAGGAGCTGGCCGAAATTTTTGAGCGGACCTATGGTCCCGTGAAGCGCAGGGACCCCTTCCGAAAAGAACCACCCCAACCCGCTCCTCCGGAAAAGCGTCCCATCCGCCCGGCGGACAGCCGTCCGGAATACCTGCTGGTGGACGGATACAACATCATCTTTGCCTGGGACGAGCTGAAGGCTGTGGCCCAGGACAGCCTGGACGCCGCCCGGAAACTGCTGATGGACCTGCTCAGCAACTACCAGGGGTACCGCAAGTGCGTGGTCATCCTTGTCTTTGACGCATACAAGGTACCGGGCAACCCCGGCTCCGTCAGCCGCTACCACAACATCCACGTGGTGTACACCAAAGAGGCGGAGACGGCGGACGCCTACATCGAGCGCGTCACCTATGAGATCGGTCGGGAGCACCGGGTCCGGGTCGCCACCTCAGACGGACCCGAGCAACTCATCATCCTGGGCCATGGCGCCCTCCGGGTCCCGGCCAGTGCCTTCCACGCGGAGGTCGAGCAGGTGGAAGGTCAGATTGCCGCGATTTTGGAGCGAAACAACCGCCGGGAAAAGTCCCGGGCCATCCAGGCCGCGCTGGAGCGGGCGGAACAGGAGAAATAG
- the rpoD gene encoding RNA polymerase sigma factor RpoD, translated as MTKKKESDLLTEQADAILAAAEAEDTKKNKDDSPAPEAKAAPGPLDEKLIASLPAAAVIQSSEKLRDLLAKGRKKGKLESAELMEVLDDMDLDSDQMDHIYDSLETLNIEVGNDEDLLPDLPDDAEPPIEEIAEIEEEELVDPNTLVDSFSIDDPVRMYLKEIGKVPLLSPDEEVELAQQMSDGNEADRKLQEMDKARRAGEAVDAEEEARLKKVSRTGEKAKQKLAEANLRLVVSIAKRYVGRGMLFLDLIQEGNLGLIKAVEKFDYTKGYKFSTYATWWIRQAITRAIADQARTIRIPVHMVETINKVIRVSRQLLQELGHDPSPMEVAAEMNMPVEKVREILKIAQEPVSLETPIGEEEDSHLGDFIPDEGASEPSEAASFTLLKEQLVDVLSTLTPREEKVLKLRFGIEDGRTRTLEEVGKEFNVTRERIRQIEAKALRKLRHPSRSKKLKDFLN; from the coding sequence ATGACAAAGAAAAAAGAATCCGATCTTCTGACCGAGCAGGCGGACGCCATCCTGGCCGCCGCCGAGGCCGAGGACACAAAAAAAAATAAAGACGACTCCCCCGCACCCGAGGCCAAGGCCGCCCCTGGTCCGTTGGATGAAAAGCTGATCGCCTCCCTGCCTGCCGCCGCCGTCATTCAAAGCAGCGAAAAGCTGCGGGATTTGTTGGCCAAGGGCAGAAAGAAGGGCAAGTTAGAATCTGCGGAGCTGATGGAGGTCCTGGACGACATGGACCTGGACAGCGACCAGATGGATCACATCTATGATTCCCTGGAGACTCTGAATATCGAGGTGGGCAACGACGAGGACCTGCTCCCCGATCTGCCCGACGACGCGGAGCCTCCCATCGAGGAGATCGCTGAGATCGAGGAAGAGGAGCTGGTAGACCCCAATACCCTGGTGGACAGCTTCTCCATTGACGATCCGGTCCGCATGTACCTCAAGGAGATCGGCAAGGTTCCTCTGCTCTCCCCGGACGAGGAGGTGGAGCTGGCCCAGCAGATGTCCGACGGCAACGAGGCCGACCGGAAGCTCCAGGAGATGGACAAGGCCCGCAGGGCCGGCGAAGCCGTTGACGCGGAAGAGGAGGCCAGGCTGAAAAAAGTCAGCCGCACCGGTGAAAAGGCCAAGCAGAAGTTAGCGGAGGCCAACCTCCGTCTCGTGGTCTCCATCGCCAAGCGCTATGTGGGCCGCGGGATGCTGTTTCTGGACCTGATCCAGGAGGGCAACCTTGGCCTCATCAAGGCGGTGGAAAAATTTGATTACACCAAGGGCTACAAGTTCTCCACCTACGCCACCTGGTGGATCCGTCAGGCCATCACCCGCGCCATCGCCGACCAGGCCCGCACCATCCGCATTCCCGTACACATGGTGGAGACCATCAACAAGGTGATCCGCGTCTCCCGGCAGCTGCTTCAGGAATTAGGACACGATCCCTCCCCCATGGAGGTGGCGGCCGAGATGAACATGCCTGTGGAGAAGGTCCGGGAAATTCTGAAGATCGCCCAGGAGCCCGTGTCTCTTGAGACGCCAATCGGCGAGGAGGAGGACTCCCATCTGGGGGACTTCATTCCCGACGAGGGCGCCTCGGAGCCCTCTGAGGCCGCCTCCTTCACGCTGCTTAAGGAGCAGCTGGTGGATGTGCTGTCCACGCTGACGCCCCGTGAGGAAAAGGTTCTCAAACTGCGCTTTGGCATTGAGGACGGCCGCACCCGCACCCTTGAAGAGGTGGGTAAGGAGTTCAACGTGACCCGTGAGCGCATCCGTCAGATTGAGGCGAAGGCCCTGCGCAAGCTGCGCCATCCCAGCCGCAGCAAAAAGCTGAAGGACTTCTTGAACTGA
- the dnaG gene encoding DNA primase gives MPFPQSFLDELIDRSDIVDVVGSYVQLTRKGSNLFGLCPFHSEKTGSFSVSPDKQIYYCFGCKKGGGVVNFIMEEENLSFPDAVRFLAKRAGMEVPEEDGDREAGRRRARLLDLNREAARFYYQMLQQKEAEAVAAYLSRRRITRATAVRFGLGASLDEWDALTHAMGKKGYTKTELLAAGLAVQGKNGGIYDKFRNRLMFPVIDVRGDVVAFGGRVIDQSEPKYMNTSETAVYSKRRLLYGLNLAKKTKRPNIILCEGNIDVVMLHQAGFDNAVASMGTALTVEQTRLLSRYTKELVLCYDNDGAGRIATERALQILNNSEFSVRVLQLPRRLNNGEYVKQDADDFIKFQGKDAFERLLSGSENGMEFRMAQVAAKYDLNDDTARVAYSEEISALLSTLSNAVEREVYAVRAAETARISPEAMRSEVQRALKRRLSQEKKAQLKKELNPAAELQPRQRSLRYENVRSALAEEGILRLLALDDSLKPEEFSLPEERFSSPLLRRIYAALKDARAQGRPLSIAAMASDLTPEEMSHLTGVMQKPEVLANSAQALQDYIRVVNDEYTKRTRQAGLDPLLAAQEKYKEKKGRKA, from the coding sequence ATGCCTTTTCCGCAGAGCTTTTTGGACGAGCTGATCGATAGAAGCGACATCGTGGATGTGGTGGGGAGCTATGTACAGCTGACCCGTAAAGGCAGCAACCTGTTCGGGCTGTGTCCATTTCACAGTGAGAAGACCGGCTCCTTTTCCGTCTCGCCGGACAAGCAGATCTACTACTGCTTCGGCTGTAAAAAGGGCGGCGGGGTGGTCAACTTCATTATGGAGGAGGAAAACCTCTCCTTCCCGGACGCTGTCCGCTTCCTTGCAAAACGCGCGGGCATGGAGGTGCCGGAGGAGGACGGAGACCGTGAGGCCGGCCGACGCCGGGCCCGGCTGCTGGACTTAAACCGGGAGGCGGCCCGGTTTTATTACCAGATGCTTCAGCAAAAAGAGGCAGAGGCGGTGGCCGCCTATCTCAGCCGGCGCCGGATCACCCGTGCCACCGCAGTGCGGTTCGGCCTGGGCGCCTCTTTGGATGAATGGGACGCCCTCACCCACGCCATGGGAAAAAAGGGCTACACCAAGACGGAGCTCCTGGCCGCCGGACTGGCGGTCCAGGGGAAGAACGGCGGCATCTACGACAAGTTCCGCAACCGGCTGATGTTTCCGGTCATCGACGTGCGGGGCGACGTGGTGGCCTTCGGCGGCCGGGTGATAGATCAGTCGGAGCCAAAGTATATGAACACCTCGGAAACAGCCGTCTACAGCAAACGGCGCCTTCTCTACGGGCTGAACCTGGCCAAAAAAACCAAACGGCCCAACATTATCCTCTGCGAGGGCAACATCGATGTGGTGATGCTCCATCAGGCCGGCTTTGACAACGCCGTGGCCTCCATGGGCACCGCCCTCACCGTGGAGCAGACCCGCCTCCTCTCCCGCTACACCAAGGAGCTGGTCCTCTGCTATGACAACGACGGAGCGGGCAGGATCGCCACGGAGCGGGCCCTCCAGATTTTGAACAACTCCGAATTCTCCGTCCGGGTGCTTCAGCTCCCGCGCCGTCTGAACAATGGGGAGTACGTCAAGCAGGACGCCGACGACTTTATCAAGTTTCAGGGAAAGGACGCCTTTGAGCGTCTGCTCTCCGGCAGCGAAAATGGCATGGAATTCCGCATGGCCCAGGTTGCCGCGAAATATGATTTAAATGACGACACGGCCCGGGTGGCCTACAGCGAGGAGATCAGCGCCCTGCTCTCCACTCTCTCCAACGCGGTGGAGCGGGAGGTCTACGCCGTCCGCGCCGCTGAGACTGCCCGGATATCCCCGGAAGCCATGCGCTCGGAGGTACAGCGCGCCCTGAAGCGGCGCCTGAGCCAGGAGAAAAAGGCCCAGCTCAAAAAGGAGCTCAATCCGGCCGCGGAGCTCCAGCCCCGCCAGCGCTCACTGCGTTATGAAAATGTCCGCTCCGCCCTTGCCGAGGAGGGGATTCTCCGGCTGCTGGCGCTGGACGACTCCCTGAAGCCGGAGGAGTTCTCTCTGCCGGAGGAGAGGTTTTCCTCACCGCTGCTGCGCCGGATCTACGCGGCGCTCAAAGATGCCAGGGCCCAGGGCAGGCCCCTGAGCATCGCCGCAATGGCCAGCGACCTTACGCCGGAGGAGATGAGCCATCTCACCGGCGTGATGCAAAAGCCGGAGGTCCTGGCCAACAGCGCCCAGGCGCTCCAGGACTACATACGGGTGGTCAATGATGAATATACCAAGCGAACCCGCCAGGCCGGTCTGGACCCCCTTCTGGCGGCGCAGGAAAAATACAAAGAGAAAAAGGGAAGGAAAGCGTAA
- a CDS encoding 4'-phosphopantetheinyl transferase family protein encodes MELWAVELTRPLTEKEEADLLSLMPPERRERALRIRERERRREPLCAYMLLRYALYEKLGWKELPEIGLESMGKPFFPQFPTVHFNLSHTRGAVLVGLHDRPLGVDIERIRPVSQRAVQRLAGVATEKAFFESWVRREARAKRSGSGVGMLLGAETELMPGEHFYFVETFQGFVAGVATKSLDPPGKVRRFSLDDLVK; translated from the coding sequence ATGGAATTGTGGGCCGTTGAGCTGACGCGCCCGCTGACCGAAAAGGAGGAGGCGGACCTGCTGTCGCTGATGCCGCCGGAACGGCGGGAGCGGGCGCTGCGCATCCGGGAACGGGAGCGGCGGCGTGAGCCGCTTTGCGCCTATATGCTGCTGCGCTATGCCCTCTATGAGAAGTTGGGTTGGAAAGAGCTGCCGGAGATCGGCCTTGAGTCCATGGGAAAACCCTTCTTCCCCCAGTTTCCAACCGTCCACTTCAACCTCAGCCACACCCGGGGGGCCGTGCTGGTAGGGCTCCATGACCGCCCACTGGGCGTGGACATCGAGCGAATCCGCCCGGTGAGCCAGCGGGCCGTGCAGCGCCTGGCCGGCGTGGCCACGGAAAAGGCCTTTTTTGAGAGCTGGGTCCGGCGGGAAGCCAGGGCCAAGCGCTCCGGCAGCGGGGTTGGGATGCTGCTTGGGGCGGAGACGGAGCTTATGCCGGGCGAGCACTTTTACTTTGTGGAGACCTTCCAGGGCTTTGTGGCCGGCGTGGCCACAAAGAGCCTGGACCCGCCGGGAAAGGTCCGGCGGTTTTCACTGGACGATTTGGTGAAATAG
- a CDS encoding M24 family metallopeptidase yields MYHPRYEKLKRQMEADGLDLVIACSPENSYYFMQTYIVTQTTLRDRLGLGLFPLDGEPAFVACSVERSIAEAECWIKDKRYYTEFVQSPMEPVIQILREKGFARRTIGLEMDYLTTRFYRELTEALPEATFVSCTNTLKKVRMVKEPLEIECLSRAAQGICQAVEKAFSETSVGDTERMLDHRIKRNLLDLGAQDFTFYCMGTGEKSLLVHALPDDTVFTQGEVMRMDYGARFSLYNADLARTAVIGPGCRKHIEIFQRLCEVYYEVVSTMRAGVSTRELFDLCKTRCAAARLPFTMPHIGHSLGIDLHEEPMLSPSQEFILQENMVFNVEPLITCDGRLYHIEDTILIKKDGYEVLSQPQFNPHILYIR; encoded by the coding sequence ATGTATCATCCGCGCTACGAAAAGCTCAAGCGTCAAATGGAGGCCGATGGTCTGGATCTTGTCATCGCCTGTTCTCCGGAGAACTCCTATTACTTTATGCAGACCTACATTGTAACGCAGACCACGCTGCGTGACAGGCTGGGGCTGGGACTCTTTCCCCTGGACGGCGAGCCCGCTTTCGTCGCCTGCAGCGTGGAGCGGTCCATTGCAGAGGCGGAGTGCTGGATCAAGGACAAACGCTACTATACGGAATTTGTCCAGTCCCCCATGGAACCTGTTATCCAGATTCTGCGGGAAAAAGGCTTTGCCCGCAGAACCATCGGACTGGAAATGGATTACCTGACCACCCGTTTCTACCGGGAACTGACCGAAGCCCTGCCGGAGGCCACGTTTGTCTCCTGCACCAATACGCTGAAAAAAGTCCGCATGGTCAAAGAGCCCCTGGAAATCGAGTGCCTGTCCCGAGCCGCCCAGGGCATTTGTCAAGCGGTGGAGAAAGCCTTCTCCGAAACTTCCGTGGGCGACACAGAGCGCATGCTTGACCACCGGATCAAGCGGAATCTTTTGGACCTGGGCGCTCAGGACTTCACCTTCTATTGCATGGGCACGGGAGAGAAATCCCTGTTGGTCCATGCCCTTCCGGACGACACTGTTTTCACGCAGGGCGAGGTGATGCGCATGGACTACGGCGCCCGCTTTTCTCTGTACAACGCGGATTTGGCCCGGACCGCGGTGATCGGGCCGGGCTGCCGCAAGCACATTGAGATTTTCCAGCGGCTGTGCGAGGTATATTATGAGGTGGTTTCCACCATGCGTGCCGGCGTCTCCACACGTGAGCTTTTCGATCTGTGCAAAACAAGGTGCGCCGCCGCCCGCCTTCCCTTTACCATGCCCCACATCGGACACTCTCTGGGCATCGACCTCCATGAAGAACCCATGCTCTCCCCGTCTCAGGAATTCATTTTACAGGAAAACATGGTGTTCAATGTGGAGCCGCTGATCACCTGTGACGGGCGGCTGTACCACATTGAGGATACCATCCTTATTAAAAAGGACGGCTATGAAGTGCTCAGCCAGCCTCAGTTCAATCCTCACATTCTATATATCCGATGA
- a CDS encoding TRAP transporter large permease, with protein MLIMFLAFAIFLALGMPAAFSMGISGLIGIFTLDGVASVVIPQKIFMALNSFPLLAVPLFVLTGEIMNTGGITRRIVSFCNSMLRHWRGSLSHANIVTSMLMAGFSGSATADAVSVGAIMIPAMVEDGYSPEYSAGVTAASSCIGPIIPPSIIMVLYGGITGLSIGKLFMGGIVPGVLIGLSQMLITVYFGKKLGWPKYPRSTWAEKWTATKSAVWALFAPVIIIGSMLNGICTATEAATIAVMYCLFVSIVIYRDMSLKDIPKILLRAALNTAVPCLIISFASLFGFVITRENFASILVGFLFRISTDPNVVMLLVIVLLMIVGLFVDGTVALITFAPILFPLGETMGFSPIHFALIILMVIMIGTITPPVGLQLYVAASIAKVPVTKVVIWPFVIAMLAVVFLCAYVPAIVTFVPGLLMP; from the coding sequence ATGCTGATAATGTTCCTTGCCTTCGCCATCTTTCTGGCGCTCGGCATGCCGGCGGCTTTCTCCATGGGCATCTCCGGTCTGATCGGCATTTTCACCTTGGACGGCGTGGCTTCCGTTGTGATTCCCCAGAAAATTTTCATGGCGCTTAACTCCTTTCCACTGCTGGCGGTTCCCCTGTTTGTGCTGACAGGCGAAATTATGAACACCGGCGGCATCACGCGACGAATCGTATCGTTTTGCAACTCCATGCTGCGGCACTGGCGCGGCTCGCTGTCCCACGCCAACATTGTCACCAGTATGCTTATGGCCGGCTTTTCCGGCTCCGCCACCGCCGACGCGGTATCCGTGGGGGCCATCATGATCCCCGCCATGGTGGAGGACGGCTATTCCCCTGAATATTCCGCCGGCGTGACGGCCGCCTCCTCCTGCATTGGACCCATCATACCGCCCAGCATCATCATGGTTCTCTACGGCGGCATCACAGGACTGTCCATTGGAAAACTCTTCATGGGCGGAATCGTGCCCGGAGTCCTTATCGGCCTTTCCCAGATGCTCATAACGGTGTACTTTGGAAAAAAGCTGGGCTGGCCCAAGTATCCCCGCTCCACATGGGCGGAAAAATGGACGGCCACAAAAAGCGCCGTCTGGGCCCTGTTCGCCCCGGTTATCATCATCGGCTCCATGCTCAACGGCATCTGCACCGCCACCGAGGCGGCCACCATCGCTGTGATGTACTGTCTCTTTGTCAGCATTGTCATTTACCGGGACATGTCTTTGAAAGACATTCCAAAGATACTGCTGCGGGCCGCTCTGAACACGGCGGTTCCCTGCCTGATTATCAGTTTCGCCTCCCTGTTCGGCTTTGTCATCACCCGGGAGAATTTCGCCAGCATTCTGGTGGGCTTCCTCTTCCGCATTTCCACCGACCCCAATGTGGTCATGCTGCTGGTCATCGTGCTGCTGATGATTGTGGGGCTGTTTGTGGACGGCACCGTGGCGCTGATAACCTTTGCGCCTATCCTCTTCCCCCTGGGAGAAACCATGGGCTTCTCTCCCATCCACTTCGCCCTGATCATTCTGATGGTCATCATGATCGGGACAATTACCCCGCCGGTGGGGCTGCAGCTGTATGTGGCCGCCTCCATTGCCAAGGTCCCGGTCACCAAAGTGGTCATCTGGCCCTTTGTCATCGCCATGCTGGCCGTCGTTTTCCTTTGCGCCTACGTTCCGGCCATTGTCACCTTTGTCCCCGGCCTGTTGATGCCATAG
- a CDS encoding TRAP transporter small permease: MKLLKKFAAGFYRALDFLTNFTLVALFAALVLILAAEIIGRALFSFSFIWSQEIAKYLFAWIVFIGSGAAFAKGGHLAVDVLLNKFPVKLKFALSLIFYLMMLLFLAVILKTGLDYSALNYSKPLYSTYATNLGVIYLGLPIGCGIMILNILRELCKMLKYRTAYFDQKGDVF, encoded by the coding sequence ATGAAGCTTCTTAAAAAATTTGCGGCCGGCTTCTACCGCGCTCTGGATTTTCTCACCAATTTTACCCTTGTTGCGCTGTTCGCCGCCCTTGTGTTGATCCTGGCCGCCGAAATTATAGGCCGCGCGCTGTTTTCCTTTTCCTTTATCTGGAGCCAGGAAATTGCCAAATACCTGTTTGCATGGATCGTCTTCATCGGCTCCGGCGCAGCATTTGCAAAAGGTGGCCACCTGGCAGTGGACGTGCTGCTCAATAAATTCCCAGTCAAGCTTAAATTCGCGCTGAGCCTGATTTTTTATCTCATGATGCTCCTGTTTTTGGCCGTCATTTTGAAGACCGGTCTGGATTACTCGGCGCTCAACTACTCCAAGCCGCTCTACAGCACTTATGCCACCAATCTTGGCGTCATCTATCTTGGGCTTCCCATTGGATGCGGCATCATGATCTTAAACATCCTGCGTGAGCTCTGCAAAATGCTGAAATACCGCACCGCCTATTTTGACCAGAAGGGAGATGTCTTCTGA